Proteins co-encoded in one Crateriforma spongiae genomic window:
- a CDS encoding class I SAM-dependent methyltransferase: MKQPDGYDRLAKWYRWVEWSRFGGRLQRARQRGLDDLPASPNAVLFVGDGDGRLLEAFLQRFAPEQVVSVDYSRQMLLLQRKRIDGAGWSQDSNASTDNRSVVRFVQADSRQLPIERRFDVVVTAFHLDCFVDDELDDVVRQIGCCVQSDGVWYVVDFIEPRGGLTRWWAVMWINLMIIFFRYATGLKTRRLPDVSGAMWRAGWQKHSQRRDFLGWIDSSVYRRRIDPSVNG, encoded by the coding sequence ATGAAGCAACCCGATGGTTATGATCGGCTGGCCAAATGGTATCGCTGGGTGGAATGGAGTCGTTTTGGTGGCCGGTTGCAACGTGCCAGGCAGCGTGGGCTGGATGACCTGCCAGCCAGTCCAAACGCGGTGCTGTTCGTCGGTGACGGTGACGGGCGTTTGCTGGAAGCATTTCTTCAGCGGTTTGCACCGGAGCAAGTCGTCAGTGTCGATTACAGTCGACAGATGCTGTTGTTGCAGCGAAAGCGAATCGATGGGGCAGGGTGGTCGCAGGATTCAAACGCTTCAACGGACAACCGGTCGGTTGTCCGTTTCGTCCAGGCAGATTCAAGGCAGTTGCCGATTGAAAGGCGTTTTGATGTGGTCGTCACCGCGTTTCACTTGGACTGCTTTGTGGATGACGAATTGGACGACGTTGTGCGACAGATTGGTTGTTGCGTTCAATCCGATGGCGTTTGGTACGTGGTTGATTTTATCGAGCCACGTGGCGGACTGACACGCTGGTGGGCGGTGATGTGGATCAACCTGATGATCATCTTTTTTCGTTACGCGACGGGATTGAAAACGCGCCGATTGCCAGACGTCTCCGGTGCAATGTGGCGCGCCGGATGGCAGAAGCATTCGCAGCGTCGCGACTTTTTGGGATGGATCGACAGCAGCGTCTATCGTCGGAGGATCGATCCAAGCGTCAACGGTTAG